In Aureibaculum algae, the following are encoded in one genomic region:
- the bla gene encoding subclass B1 metallo-beta-lactamase, which yields MKIKHLTSILLFLILVSCQTQTEKEIYKSENLVIQQVTENTFIHISYLQTQDFGKVACNGMLFIKEGEAMVFDTPTDNATSIELINWLQNNKKVDIKGVVVTHFHKDCLGGLKEFHKNNIESYASEKTIAMIKDKSVELPQVTLDLQKNLVLNGKTIRNSYYGEGHTKDNIVSYIPSEKVLFGGCLIKSIGAKKGNLEDANTADWSTTVSKIIKELPTIEHVIPGHGKAGGTALLSYTVELFNKE from the coding sequence ATGAAAATTAAACACCTAACAAGTATACTTTTATTTTTAATTTTAGTTTCATGTCAAACGCAAACCGAAAAAGAAATATACAAATCTGAAAACCTTGTGATACAACAAGTAACAGAAAATACATTTATTCACATCTCTTATTTACAAACTCAAGATTTTGGGAAGGTAGCCTGTAATGGTATGCTGTTTATTAAAGAAGGTGAAGCAATGGTCTTTGATACGCCTACGGATAATGCTACTTCAATAGAACTAATCAATTGGCTTCAGAATAATAAAAAGGTGGACATTAAAGGTGTGGTGGTAACTCATTTTCATAAAGATTGCCTTGGCGGATTAAAGGAATTTCACAAAAACAATATAGAATCATATGCCTCTGAAAAAACCATAGCAATGATAAAAGATAAAAGTGTAGAATTACCTCAAGTCACTTTAGACCTTCAAAAAAACTTAGTACTAAATGGTAAAACCATAAGAAATTCATATTATGGAGAAGGACATACTAAAGACAATATTGTAAGCTACATACCCAGTGAAAAAGTCCTTTTTGGAGGTTGTTTGATAAAATCAATTGGAGCAAAAAAAGGAAATTTGGAGGATGCTAATACTGCAGATTGGTCAACTACCGTTTCAAAAATCATAAAGGAATTACCAACCATAGAACACGTCATTCCAGGACATGGTAAAGCTGGAGGAACAGCATTATTATCCTACACAGTAGAATTATTCAATAAAGAATAA
- a CDS encoding cupin domain-containing protein: protein MKNYQIQKSPFVVPTDDGKVIEEHFGLATDGNSDVSIAHMIAPPGWSEPFQSPEFDEYTYIIKGKKQFIIEGEKIVLETGQSIKIKKNARVQYSNPFNEACEYIAICLPAFSIDAVNRES from the coding sequence ATGAAAAATTACCAAATTCAGAAATCACCCTTTGTCGTTCCTACTGATGATGGAAAAGTAATTGAAGAACATTTTGGCTTAGCAACCGATGGCAATTCAGATGTAAGTATTGCTCATATGATAGCTCCCCCAGGCTGGTCTGAACCTTTTCAGTCTCCTGAATTTGATGAATACACATATATTATTAAAGGTAAAAAACAATTTATTATTGAAGGTGAAAAAATAGTTTTAGAAACGGGACAATCCATTAAAATAAAAAAGAATGCAAGAGTTCAGTATTCAAATCCGTTTAATGAAGCATGTGAATATATCGCAATTTGCTTGCCCGCATTTTCAATTGACGCCGTAAATAGAGAATCTTAA
- a CDS encoding arsenate reductase family protein has protein sequence MGEIATPNRQITLYYNSNSVRAKQTLAYAKSEGLPIHEIDMLKTKLTGTQLVELADKLNLELKDLVNQEHPAYAKQFEHHNFSTDDWIKMIQNNPEIMKQPIALRGEITILVETPTDIIKI, from the coding sequence ATGGGCGAAATAGCAACACCAAACAGACAAATTACACTGTATTATAATTCAAATTCAGTAAGGGCAAAGCAAACATTAGCTTATGCTAAATCAGAAGGATTGCCAATACATGAAATAGACATGTTAAAAACCAAATTAACAGGTACACAACTTGTTGAATTAGCTGATAAATTAAATTTGGAATTAAAAGATTTGGTCAATCAAGAACATCCTGCTTATGCTAAACAATTTGAACATCATAACTTCTCTACTGATGATTGGATAAAGATGATACAAAACAATCCTGAAATAATGAAACAACCCATTGCCTTGAGAGGAGAAATTACTATTTTAGTGGAGACACCAACAGATATTATTAAAATTTAA
- a CDS encoding chaperone modulator CbpM, translating to MDTDNYISIQQFCLHYNVPSSFLDTLSEYELVEIVKIEKTQCVAKNHIRTIEKLIRLHFDLDINMEGLDVVDKLLKRVENLQTEIISLNNRLSLYEEE from the coding sequence ATGGACACAGATAATTATATATCAATACAGCAATTTTGTCTTCATTATAATGTACCATCATCTTTCTTAGACACATTAAGTGAATATGAATTGGTTGAAATTGTTAAAATAGAAAAGACACAATGTGTAGCTAAAAATCACATTAGAACTATTGAAAAATTGATACGTTTACATTTTGACCTAGATATTAATATGGAAGGATTAGATGTTGTAGATAAACTTTTAAAACGTGTTGAAAATTTACAAACAGAAATTATATCACTTAACAATAGGTTAAGTTTATACGAAGAGGAATAA
- a CDS encoding MBL fold metallo-hydrolase RNA specificity domain-containing protein has translation MKLTFFGGAGTVTGSKILLEVNYKKILIDCGLFQGLKELRLKNREPLPINLSDLDVVLLTHAHLDHCGYLPVLVKNGYQGKIYCTEATRDLTEIILLDSGKIQKEEAERANRYGYTKHKPAEPLYDVDDAKETLAHFKTFEENVWHAIDEEIRFKFINSGHILGSVFIVLEVKSKIFVFSGDIGRKEPILLHPYSYIQKADYLVIESTYGNRIHENVSIEDELLRTIKHTYTKRGILIIPTFSVERAQEIIYILSVLKRKNLLPNIPIYLDSPMGVNATAVYFKHTKNHMLTTADINSMIATVELISNIDASKAIVNDDNPKIVLAGSGMITGGRVLHYLDKYISDKKNSVLIVGFQAEGTRGRALLEGDREIKFFGKYHKIQAEVFKINAFSGHADQSELLDWLTHFTSPPTLTFINHGEPHQSQALKTKIKTDLGWNCTVAKMNKEYYLS, from the coding sequence ATGAAACTTACTTTTTTTGGAGGAGCTGGTACGGTAACAGGTTCTAAAATATTATTAGAAGTTAATTATAAAAAAATATTAATTGATTGTGGCTTATTCCAAGGGCTTAAAGAATTACGCTTAAAAAATAGAGAACCACTCCCAATAAACCTCAGCGATTTAGATGTTGTGTTATTAACTCATGCTCATTTAGATCATTGTGGTTATTTACCTGTATTGGTGAAAAATGGTTATCAAGGTAAAATTTATTGTACAGAAGCGACTAGAGATTTAACCGAAATTATATTACTTGATAGTGGTAAAATTCAAAAAGAAGAAGCCGAAAGAGCTAATAGATATGGTTATACGAAGCATAAACCTGCTGAGCCTTTATACGATGTAGATGATGCTAAAGAGACTCTTGCTCATTTTAAAACTTTTGAAGAAAATGTATGGCACGCTATTGACGAAGAAATTAGATTTAAGTTTATAAATAGCGGTCATATTTTAGGAAGTGTTTTTATTGTTTTAGAAGTTAAAAGTAAAATATTTGTTTTTTCGGGAGATATTGGTAGAAAGGAACCTATACTTTTACATCCTTATTCATACATTCAGAAAGCTGATTATTTGGTAATAGAATCAACTTATGGTAATAGAATTCATGAAAATGTTTCTATTGAAGATGAATTGTTAAGAACAATTAAACATACCTATACAAAAAGAGGGATATTAATTATTCCAACTTTTTCAGTAGAAAGAGCTCAAGAAATTATTTATATTTTAAGTGTTTTAAAACGCAAAAATTTATTGCCCAACATTCCTATTTATTTAGACAGTCCAATGGGAGTAAACGCAACGGCGGTTTATTTTAAACATACAAAAAATCATATGTTAACCACGGCAGATATTAATAGTATGATAGCAACAGTAGAATTGATCAGTAATATTGATGCCTCAAAAGCTATAGTAAATGATGATAACCCAAAGATAGTTTTGGCAGGTAGTGGAATGATTACAGGTGGGCGAGTACTTCATTATTTGGATAAATATATTAGTGATAAAAAAAACAGTGTGCTAATTGTTGGTTTCCAGGCAGAAGGTACTAGAGGTAGGGCTTTGTTGGAAGGAGATAGAGAAATAAAATTTTTTGGTAAATATCATAAAATTCAAGCGGAAGTCTTTAAGATTAATGCATTTTCTGGCCATGCAGATCAGAGTGAATTATTAGATTGGTTAACTCATTTTACCAGTCCACCAACGCTTACATTTATCAATCATGGAGAGCCACATCAAAGTCAAGCGTTAAAAACTAAAATAAAAACGGATTTAGGATGGAATTGTACTGTGGCCAAAATGAATAAAGAGTATTACCTAAGTTAA
- the ffh gene encoding signal recognition particle protein, with product MFSNLSDKLDKAIHVLKGHGQITEINVAETLKEVRRALLDADVNYKIAKEFTSRVKEKALGQNVLTTLNPGQLLVKIVKDELTELMGGETVGINLKGTPTVILMSGLQGSGKTTFSGKLANYLKTKKSKEVLLVGCDVYRPAAINQLKVVGEQIGVEVYAEEGNQNPVEISENAIKYAKANSKNVVIIDTAGRLAVDETMMTEISNIHKAVNPQETLFVVDSMTGQDAVNTAKAFNDVLNFEGVILTKLDGDTRGGAALSIKSVVDKPIKFIGTGEKMEAIDVFHPDRMAERILGMGDVVSLVERAQEQYDEEEARKIQKKIAKNQFGFDDFLKQIQQIKKMGNMKDLVGMIPGVGKAMKDIDIDDDAFKGIEAIIHSMTPLERSTPTAINASRKKRIAKGSGTSVQEVNQLMKQFDQMSKMMKMMQGGGGKKMMQMMKGMK from the coding sequence ATGTTTTCAAATTTAAGTGATAAATTAGATAAAGCTATTCATGTCTTAAAAGGACATGGACAAATAACAGAAATAAATGTTGCAGAAACATTAAAGGAGGTCCGTAGGGCTTTGTTAGATGCCGATGTTAATTATAAAATAGCTAAAGAATTTACCTCTCGTGTAAAAGAAAAAGCCTTAGGTCAAAACGTGTTAACCACGTTAAATCCAGGTCAGTTACTTGTTAAAATAGTTAAAGATGAGTTGACAGAACTCATGGGCGGAGAAACGGTTGGAATTAATTTAAAAGGTACTCCTACTGTAATTTTAATGTCCGGTTTACAAGGTTCTGGTAAAACTACTTTTTCTGGTAAATTGGCTAATTATCTAAAGACCAAAAAATCAAAAGAAGTTTTATTAGTAGGTTGTGATGTTTACAGACCTGCGGCAATAAATCAATTAAAGGTTGTTGGCGAGCAAATTGGTGTTGAGGTTTATGCAGAAGAAGGTAATCAGAATCCTGTTGAGATTTCTGAAAATGCCATAAAGTATGCTAAAGCCAACAGTAAGAATGTTGTTATTATAGATACTGCTGGTCGTTTGGCTGTTGATGAAACGATGATGACCGAGATCTCAAATATTCATAAAGCTGTAAATCCACAAGAAACATTGTTTGTGGTAGATTCTATGACAGGGCAAGATGCTGTAAATACGGCAAAAGCCTTTAATGATGTCTTGAATTTTGAAGGAGTTATCTTAACGAAGTTAGATGGTGATACCAGAGGTGGTGCTGCTTTATCTATAAAATCTGTTGTTGATAAACCGATAAAGTTTATTGGTACAGGTGAAAAAATGGAAGCCATTGATGTTTTTCATCCAGATAGGATGGCAGAACGTATTTTGGGGATGGGTGATGTAGTTTCTTTAGTAGAAAGAGCTCAAGAGCAATATGACGAAGAAGAAGCTAGAAAAATACAGAAGAAAATAGCTAAAAACCAATTCGGATTTGATGATTTCTTAAAACAAATTCAGCAAATCAAGAAAATGGGTAACATGAAAGATTTGGTGGGTATGATTCCCGGTGTTGGTAAGGCTATGAAAGATATAGATATCGATGATGATGCTTTTAAAGGAATTGAAGCTATTATACATTCAATGACACCTTTAGAAAGAAGTACACCAACGGCAATCAATGCAAGTAGAAAGAAACGTATTGCAAAAGGTTCGGGAACCTCTGTTCAGGAAGTGAATCAACTTATGAAGCAATTTGATCAAATGAGTAAAATGATGAAAATGATGCAAGGTGGTGGTGGCAAAAAAATGATGCAAATGATGAAGGGGATGAAATAA
- a CDS encoding bifunctional 5,10-methylenetetrahydrofolate dehydrogenase/5,10-methenyltetrahydrofolate cyclohydrolase: MIILDGKKTSADLKSEIAESVKLIKSQGKKTPHLAAVLVGTDGASMTYVGAKVKACELVGFESTLIDLPEETTEEKLLQEIENLNNNDSIDGFIVQLPLPKHIDEQKVLMAVNPDKDVDGFHPTNVGKMTLDLPSFLPATPYGILELLERYEVETSGKHVVVIGRSHIVGRPMSILMSQKRKAGNATVTVAHSRTKNLKELTLQADIIVAALGIAEFLTGDMVKDDVVVIDVGITRVDDATKKRGYKLAGDVHFESVSKKASFITPVPGGVGPMTIAMLLKNTLLACENKE, from the coding sequence ATGATAATTCTTGACGGTAAAAAAACATCAGCTGATTTAAAATCTGAAATTGCTGAATCAGTAAAACTAATAAAATCACAAGGAAAAAAAACACCGCATCTTGCTGCCGTGTTAGTAGGTACCGACGGAGCAAGTATGACCTATGTTGGGGCAAAAGTTAAGGCCTGTGAATTGGTAGGTTTCGAGTCTACATTAATAGATTTACCAGAAGAAACTACTGAAGAGAAATTATTGCAAGAAATTGAAAATCTCAACAATAATGATAGTATTGATGGTTTTATAGTTCAATTACCATTACCAAAACATATTGATGAACAAAAAGTATTAATGGCGGTAAACCCTGATAAAGATGTTGATGGGTTTCACCCCACTAATGTTGGGAAAATGACCTTAGATTTACCTTCTTTTTTACCTGCTACGCCTTATGGCATTTTAGAGCTTCTTGAAAGATATGAAGTTGAAACATCTGGCAAACATGTTGTTGTTATTGGTAGAAGTCATATTGTTGGTAGGCCAATGAGTATCTTAATGAGTCAAAAACGTAAAGCAGGTAATGCTACTGTAACCGTCGCTCACAGTCGTACAAAAAATCTAAAGGAATTAACATTACAAGCTGATATTATTGTTGCCGCTTTAGGAATTGCAGAATTTCTTACTGGTGATATGGTAAAAGACGATGTGGTTGTTATTGATGTAGGTATTACAAGAGTTGATGATGCTACAAAAAAACGAGGTTATAAATTAGCTGGTGATGTGCATTTTGAAAGTGTAAGCAAAAAAGCGAGTTTTATAACTCCTGTTCCTGGAGGTGTTGGACCAATGACTATTGCAATGCTTTTGAAAAATACATTGTTAGCTTGCGAAAATAAGGAGTAA
- a CDS encoding nicotinate phosphoribosyltransferase — protein sequence MFKISATYTDLYQLRMAQAYFKNNKHEQTAVFDYYFRKNPFEGGYTIFAGLEDLLQKLKNLQFSKEDISFLKTQNFPDDFLDYLEKFRFHGKIFSVMEGDVIFPNRPTLRVEGTLIEAQLIETIVLNLLNFQSLIATKARRMRFIAGNRSLLDFGLRRAQGPGGYYASRAAFIGGFDGTSNVIAGEDFNIPISGTMAHSFVQSYDNELESFRDFAIQLPKKCVLLVDTYNTLKSGIPNAIIVAKEMEARGEKLFAIRLDSGDLAYFAKESRKLLDAAGLHYVKIAASNQLDEYVIKSLQEQNAPIDIYGVGTNLVIGKPNGALDGVYKLAFSNGKPRIKISENLEKITLPHAKQVYRVTSEEGIWIGADVISLKTENHVTTMHHPFDPFKQMDIDSLKQEPLLKEVMGEGEIKIKLRTLSEIAEYSRERFAQLPLEYKRFYNPHQYKIGISTALKKEQEALIKSRKI from the coding sequence GTGTTCAAAATTTCTGCTACTTATACCGATTTGTACCAACTCAGGATGGCACAAGCCTATTTTAAAAATAATAAACATGAGCAAACAGCTGTGTTTGATTATTACTTTAGAAAAAACCCTTTTGAAGGAGGCTATACTATTTTTGCTGGTCTTGAAGATTTATTACAAAAACTAAAAAATTTACAATTTAGCAAGGAAGATATCTCGTTTTTAAAAACTCAGAATTTTCCTGACGATTTTTTAGATTATTTAGAAAAATTTCGCTTTCATGGAAAAATATTTTCTGTTATGGAAGGTGATGTGATTTTTCCAAACCGACCGACGCTCCGTGTAGAAGGCACTCTTATTGAAGCTCAACTCATTGAAACAATAGTTCTAAATTTACTTAATTTTCAAAGCTTAATTGCTACTAAAGCTCGTCGTATGCGATTTATTGCAGGTAATCGCTCTTTATTAGATTTTGGACTAAGGCGTGCACAAGGACCAGGTGGTTATTATGCTTCTCGTGCTGCCTTTATTGGTGGTTTTGATGGCACTAGTAATGTTATTGCTGGAGAAGATTTTAATATCCCTATTTCTGGAACCATGGCTCATTCCTTTGTGCAAAGTTATGATAATGAGCTCGAATCTTTTAGAGATTTCGCAATACAACTTCCAAAAAAATGTGTCCTTTTAGTAGACACGTATAATACTTTAAAAAGTGGTATACCTAACGCCATTATCGTAGCCAAAGAAATGGAAGCACGTGGTGAAAAATTATTTGCTATTCGTTTGGACAGTGGAGATTTAGCTTATTTTGCCAAAGAAAGCAGAAAGCTTCTAGATGCAGCCGGACTACACTATGTAAAAATAGCTGCGTCAAATCAATTAGATGAATATGTAATAAAAAGTTTGCAAGAACAAAATGCACCCATTGATATCTATGGCGTAGGTACTAACTTGGTCATTGGCAAACCAAATGGAGCTCTAGATGGTGTATATAAACTTGCTTTTTCTAATGGAAAACCAAGAATTAAAATTTCAGAAAATTTAGAAAAAATAACATTACCACACGCAAAGCAAGTTTACCGTGTAACATCTGAGGAGGGCATATGGATTGGGGCGGACGTTATTAGTTTGAAAACCGAGAATCATGTTACAACGATGCATCATCCTTTTGACCCATTTAAGCAAATGGACATTGATAGTTTAAAACAAGAACCGTTGCTAAAAGAAGTAATGGGCGAAGGAGAAATTAAAATTAAACTACGTACGCTTTCAGAAATTGCAGAATATAGTCGAGAACGTTTTGCTCAATTACCATTAGAATACAAACGTTTTTACAATCCACATCAATACAAAATTGGAATAAGTACAGCACTCAAAAAAGAGCAAGAAGCACTGATCAAATCACGTAAAATTTAA
- the pncA gene encoding bifunctional nicotinamidase/pyrazinamidase: MQALLLIDVQPDFMPNGNLPVPDGDSILPLINLVQSHFDLVVATQDWHPKNHISFANNHSGKKEFDIITIDGLSQTLWPTHCVQNTPGAALHPKLNDQAIEAIFRKGTSVEIDSYSAFYDNAHLKSTGLTGYLKDKGVREIYFCGLAADICVYFSIIDALNEGFKCIVINEAVQPLDNDVYHQQQIELRKKGVLFIGVKELINT; this comes from the coding sequence ATGCAAGCACTACTTTTAATTGATGTTCAGCCAGATTTTATGCCTAATGGTAATTTACCTGTACCTGATGGCGATTCCATTTTACCGCTCATCAATCTAGTGCAATCGCATTTTGATTTGGTGGTAGCAACGCAAGATTGGCATCCAAAGAACCATATTAGTTTTGCTAATAACCACTCAGGTAAAAAAGAGTTTGACATTATTACCATTGATGGACTATCACAAACATTATGGCCTACACATTGTGTGCAAAATACACCAGGTGCTGCCTTGCATCCAAAACTTAATGATCAAGCTATTGAAGCTATTTTCAGAAAAGGAACTTCTGTCGAAATTGATAGTTATAGTGCTTTTTATGATAACGCCCATTTAAAATCTACTGGATTAACTGGGTATTTAAAGGATAAAGGAGTTCGTGAAATTTATTTTTGTGGATTGGCTGCAGATATATGTGTCTACTTCTCTATAATTGATGCTCTAAATGAAGGATTTAAGTGTATTGTAATCAATGAAGCCGTACAACCATTAGATAATGATGTTTATCACCAGCAACAAATTGAATTACGCAAAAAAGGAGTGCTATTTATAGGTGTTAAAGAGCTTATCAATACATAA
- a CDS encoding DnaJ C-terminal domain-containing protein, whose product MAFIDYYKILEISKTASEKDIKKAYRKLARKYHPDLNPNNKESEKKFKEINEANEVLSNPENRKKYDEYGKDWQHADQFEKAKQQNQYQGNSGQRTYSGSSSEHDFSDFFESMFGGRSSGQRSSAGVKFRGQDFNAELQLNLKDVYTTHKRTLTVNGKNIRITIPAGIENGQVIKIKGHGSKGVNGGPNGDLFITFSIINNTKFKRDHEHLYTDASIDIYTAILGGDITVDTFDGKVKLKVKPETQNGTKVKLSGKGFPKYKKEGEYGNLYITYTVEMPKNLSIKEKELFQELKKLQ is encoded by the coding sequence ATGGCATTTATAGATTACTATAAAATATTAGAAATATCAAAAACAGCATCAGAAAAGGATATCAAAAAAGCCTATAGAAAATTAGCCAGAAAATATCATCCAGATTTAAATCCAAATAATAAAGAATCTGAAAAAAAATTCAAAGAAATTAACGAGGCCAATGAGGTCTTAAGTAATCCTGAAAACAGAAAAAAATACGATGAGTATGGTAAAGACTGGCAGCATGCTGATCAGTTCGAAAAGGCAAAACAACAAAATCAATACCAAGGAAATTCAGGGCAACGTACCTACTCCGGTAGTTCTTCAGAACATGATTTTTCAGATTTTTTTGAATCGATGTTCGGCGGTAGAAGTTCCGGTCAACGAAGTAGTGCTGGTGTTAAGTTTAGAGGACAAGATTTTAATGCAGAATTACAACTGAATCTTAAAGATGTTTACACAACACATAAGCGTACATTAACCGTAAACGGTAAGAATATAAGAATTACAATTCCAGCAGGTATAGAAAACGGACAGGTAATTAAAATTAAAGGACATGGTAGTAAAGGCGTTAATGGCGGTCCAAATGGTGACTTGTTTATTACCTTTTCTATAATTAATAACACCAAGTTTAAACGAGATCATGAGCATCTTTATACCGATGCTTCTATTGATATTTATACAGCTATTTTAGGTGGTGATATTACCGTAGACACCTTTGATGGTAAGGTGAAATTGAAAGTGAAGCCAGAAACACAAAATGGTACCAAAGTAAAATTGAGTGGTAAAGGTTTTCCTAAATACAAAAAAGAAGGAGAATATGGTAATCTGTATATTACCTATACCGTTGAGATGCCTAAAAATCTTTCCATAAAAGAGAAAGAATTATTTCAAGAACTTAAAAAATTACAGTAA
- a CDS encoding YybH family protein, giving the protein MPSRVNAFLVFLLLTISVNAQEYVGKGEDVSVILKNTKEFSKAYIDGDIEKLTSIYSEDGKIFPENSDIIEGYEAIKKRWTLPKHIKIESHKVTPKEINVIDNYAYDYGYFEGTSKNNKNNTTSAFKGKYVIVWKKVNEDWKIYLDIWNSIE; this is encoded by the coding sequence ATGCCATCTAGAGTTAATGCTTTTTTAGTGTTTTTACTATTAACAATTTCTGTTAACGCACAAGAGTATGTCGGTAAGGGTGAAGATGTTAGTGTTATTTTAAAAAATACTAAAGAATTTTCGAAGGCTTATATCGATGGTGATATTGAAAAATTAACTTCTATTTATAGTGAAGATGGTAAAATTTTCCCTGAGAATTCGGATATAATTGAGGGATATGAAGCCATAAAAAAACGGTGGACGCTACCCAAACACATAAAAATAGAATCACATAAAGTTACTCCAAAAGAAATTAACGTAATTGACAATTATGCATATGATTATGGATACTTCGAAGGAACTTCCAAAAACAACAAAAACAACACTACTTCCGCGTTTAAAGGCAAATATGTTATTGTTTGGAAAAAAGTAAATGAAGACTGGAAAATATATCTAGACATCTGGAATTCAATCGAATAA
- a CDS encoding VOC family protein yields MTKVQPFHIAIPVHNLAECRKFYNTVLECEEGRSSDHWVDFNFFGHQLVIHFKPKSEEKAHTNAVDGKSVPVPHYGVVLEWDTFQDFSSKLKSKNVEFIIEPYIRFEGEIGEQATMFFLDPAGNALEFKAFKDVNQLFAK; encoded by the coding sequence ATGACAAAAGTACAGCCATTCCACATTGCAATTCCCGTTCATAACTTAGCCGAGTGCAGAAAATTTTACAATACCGTTTTAGAATGTGAAGAAGGCAGGAGTAGTGACCACTGGGTCGATTTCAATTTTTTCGGTCATCAGTTAGTAATCCATTTTAAGCCAAAATCTGAAGAAAAAGCCCATACGAATGCTGTTGATGGAAAAAGTGTACCTGTGCCACATTATGGTGTGGTATTAGAATGGGATACTTTTCAAGATTTTTCAAGTAAATTAAAGTCTAAAAATGTGGAATTTATAATTGAACCTTACATCCGTTTTGAAGGTGAAATAGGAGAACAAGCCACTATGTTTTTTTTAGACCCAGCAGGAAATGCATTAGAATTTAAAGCTTTTAAAGATGTGAATCAACTTTTCGCTAAATAG
- the aroQ gene encoding type II 3-dehydroquinate dehydratase gives MKIIIINGPNLNLLGKREPTIYGNASFEEYFNSLKKQYPNIQLEYFQSNIEGELIDKMHEVGFDYHGVILNAAAYTHTSVGIGDAVKAIETPVVEVHISNVYAREEFRQHSYISPNAAGVIVGFGLKGYQLALESFIK, from the coding sequence GTGAAAATAATCATTATCAACGGACCAAATTTAAACTTATTAGGTAAACGTGAGCCAACTATTTACGGTAATGCCTCTTTTGAGGAATATTTTAATAGTTTAAAAAAGCAATATCCTAACATTCAACTTGAATATTTTCAATCGAATATTGAAGGTGAACTTATTGATAAAATGCATGAAGTTGGTTTTGATTATCATGGTGTCATCTTAAATGCTGCTGCTTATACACATACCTCTGTGGGTATTGGTGATGCTGTAAAAGCTATTGAAACCCCTGTGGTAGAAGTGCATATATCCAATGTTTATGCTCGTGAAGAGTTTAGACAGCATTCTTATATTTCTCCTAATGCGGCTGGAGTTATAGTGGGGTTTGGATTAAAAGGATATCAGTTAGCGTTAGAAAGTTTTATAAAATAG